A segment of the Populus alba chromosome 9, ASM523922v2, whole genome shotgun sequence genome:
AAAGAATTCAGAATTAAATTATGAACTAGAGTTCATAGCCAAAGTGGAATTTGTTTGATATTGCAGGTAGTCCAATCACTTTTGATCTGTTAGATTACTGTTCCTGTCTTTGGTTGGATGATAGGCTGGTTTGCTAGTCTCTGTTTATTTGTGCGGCATCGTCAAATACACATTGGCCAACTTGTTCCAATAACTTTATGATGCCAGTGGTTGCTGCGGTGAACTGGTACTTTTCTGCTTTTATATGAATGAGATACTGTATTGTATTATGCTGTAAGAACTACCATTCCTGCTTTCAAACTCGTTCTCCTTCAGCCATTGGTAAAATAGAGGTGATTTtggtaaataaataatgaattaaaaggAGAAATGGAGTTTATGGAAATTGGAGAATTATCCATAAGACGCTAACAATGAAACCAGCTATAATGGTGCCACAGAGGGCATATTCTTACATGGAAATTGTGATGTTGTAGTCTGGCTGACAATCCAAAAAGTTGACCCTTTGAATAACACGCCCACCAATAGAAAGTTATGAATTTCTATGAATCTTTATGATCTGTGTATTGTTTCTATCATCAGTGCTTGCTCATCGTTCATGGATCATGATACTTTGTGCTTTATCCGGCAGCCTGGTTCTGCATGCTCGGTATATAAACTACTAGTTTTTGTAGCTCAAGTACTTTCACGTTGTTTTCCACTCTACATTGCTTGATAATCATGCCGGTAttgctttattttcttaatggTCACCGTACTCATAAAAGTCCGCGTTAACACAAATGAGGaagaatatataaaagttttCCATTAGTTATTGATGTTGTGAAAccaaatttaaagtttatgatGCCATGGGAACTCCTGAGGCTCTGCCTGTTGAGCAAGCCAACACTGATTTCCTCGTAATTTTTTACAGGAGGTTCTGTTGCTATTTTTAGGTCTCTGTTTTGCCAAGTAATTAACACGATTGTTTACtgcaaaaataaatcaagcacTTCCTGAATTATTTCATTCAATATAGCGTCTCCTATCTCAGTCCCTATCCTCTGCTGCAAATAACAGCCGTATTCTACTGTGCTAGatacattaatatttatttgctcGGTTGCTTCTTGTTTTCCCCATGAGCAAATTTGCTCACAGATGATTTTCCCAAGCTCTTGTAGACCTATGAATTCTTGAGCGTGCTGCTTTCTTCTGTGCATCCTTCTATGTACTTCCATGGCTTCGTTTACACAATCAAAAAGTAGCTGCATGTTTTGCCGTAAGACCCTATTGTTTTTCAGGTGCTGAGAAAAAGCAGGCCCAACAACCTCCTGTAACTCTGCGAAACCAGCAAGGCTATGCTTTTCAATCACTGATATAACTAGTAAGTCGCACAAGAAAGCTGAGAGCATGTTGTCTTCCTCAGCATTTCTACTCAAAACGGTGCTTGAAGCTGATGCAGCTTTTCCTTCTTGTTTTGGCAGGAAGCGACACACTGTTCATTGTAAGGATGGGTTACTactaatctaaaattataaatctagAAGTTGCCATGTTATTCATAAATGAAATAAACGATTCTTTGTACCTTTGTTTATTGATGGTAGTTCATTTAGCACTGACACTGGGCTGAGTTGCTCATTCTCTTCCTTGCATTCCCACTTAAAAT
Coding sequences within it:
- the LOC118059002 gene encoding uncharacterized protein — its product is MASSSKRLWEYLQEQQKPFVLDAYLSERKIMLNKKQKRPRSYDLNKRRIEQTRKILKLLLLKFTRTSQNQPVSSFHKAQKHDPVSKTIEKPQQFGEIEWLPTGSSSVAVRESFRCNVKDSHFYENHASHRPKTSQPLTHSSLKQKAAADTNFKWECKEENEQLSPVSVLNELPSINKVCRFLPKQEGKAASASSTVLSRNAEEDNMLSAFLCDLLVISVIEKHSLAGFAELQEVVGPAFSQHLKNNRVLRQNMQLLFDCVNEAMEVHRRMHRRKQHAQEFIGLQELGKIICEQICSWGKQEATEQININVSSTVEYGCYLQQRIGTEIGDAILNEIIQEVLDLFLQ